TGGACATTTCGTGATGAGTGGGCCAATATAGCACATATGTACTCATGAGCCAAACCACAAAGATCGAATGGACCGAGGCAACCTGGAATCCCGTTACCGGCTGTACGCGGGTATCCCCCGGGTGCGCCCACTGCTACGCCCTCACGTTTGCAGAACGCTTTCGCGGCGTCCCCGGTCACCCATACGAGAATGGCTTCGACCTGCAGTTGCGGCCCGAACGCCTGAACCAGCCCCTCGAGTGGAAAAAGCCAAAGGTGATTTTCGTCAACAGCATGAGCGACCTCTTCCACGAAGAGGTCCCTGAGGACTACATCAGGCAGGTCTTCCACGTCATGAAGCGCGCAGACTGGCACACCTTTCAGGTGTTGACGAAGAGGTCGAAGCGATTGGCAGAGCTGGCGCCCAACCTGGAGTGGCCCAGCAACGTTTGGATGGGCGTCTCGGTCGAGAACCAGCGTTGGACAAGTCGCATCGACGACCTGCGCACAGTTCCGGCCGCGGTCAGATTCCTTTCTTGCGAACCGCTTCTCGGTCCCTTGGAGCTTGACCTACGCGACATCGACTGGGTGATCGTCGGCGGCGAGAGCGGGCATCGGGCCCGCCGCATGAGGCCCGAATGGGCGATCTCGATCCGTGATCAATGCGCCGCAACTGGCGTCCCCTTCTTCTTCAAGCAGTGGGGCGCGTTCAGTGCAGATGGCATACGGCGTGGCAAGCGAAGAGCTGGTCGGACTCTGGAGTCCAGGATTTGGGACGGCTTCCCCTCCGTCGACTTACTTCGAAGTGGTGCTCGATAGGGTAGGACAGTGGTCCGCAGACAAGCTGGAGATGCTTGCAAAGTACCTCCATGCTTACGCGGTGATCATGGCGGCCCAAAAGCGGCCGCGCGCGGACGGCCGGCCTCCTTGGCTGGACAACTTCCAGTACATGGATGCATTTGTCGGTGCCGCCACTCTGGAATTTCGCGACCGCGCGACGGCTCGCTATCTGGAAGGCTCTCCCATAGTCGCCCTCAATTGTGATCCCCCGTTTGACCGCCGTTGGTTCATCGAGAAGAATCGGGCGCGAACCCGCCGGCTCAGGGATATGCTTGCGTCTCGAGAGGACGGCCACCGCGCGCAGGTAGTCGAGGGTGAAGCCAACGCCTCTCTTAGGGCGCTCGTCTCTCAACTTTCAAGGCGTCAGCGCGCCTTTGCCTTTCTAGACCCCTACGGTCTGCAGGTCGAATGGGCGACCGTGGCGCTCCTTGGTGAAAGCCGTAGAGTCGATGTCTTCATCAACTTCTCGTTGATGGGCCTAACCAGAAACCTCCGACGGCAAGAGCCACCCTCGGAGGAGTTTAGAAGCACTATCCGCCGAGTTATGGTGGATGACTCCTGGGTGGACAGCCTGTACATGACTCAGCCGGACTTGTTCGGTGGATCCTTGAAGTCTCGCTCAAGCCTGGCATCGGCGGCACTTGCGGAAAGGTATGCTACGGACCTGCGAACCTCGTTCAGTCACGTGAGTCCGCCGGTCATTATGCGAAATACACGCCGCGCTCCAATCTATGCTCTGGTATTCGCCAGCCATAATCAGCGCGCCGTTGCGATCATGACTGACATCATGAAGACGTACCGCAATTAGCGCGCCCCGGGTGCTGCCCCGGGTTCCTCGTGCCACCGTACGCCTGCCCGCCCGGAGCCGCAGCAGCCTTGTCCCTCCCCGACCCGCCTGCTACCATTCCCCCAACATGTCGCACAGCGGCCCGCGCAGCATGGCGATGCCCCGGTCCTTCGGCCCTTCTTCAGAAGGGTGGGAAGGACTTATCTGACCTCACGCCGAGCCAAGACCACCTCGTGGGCCCGCCTCGGCGGGCCTCTTCATTTCCGGCACTCGCCCTTGCCGGAAAACATGAAAATACGAGACGAAACCGGACCTCGTGTCCGGTGTGACGACGCCAGGAGTATCGCATGAGCTTCGCCAAAGCCCTCAAGTGCCGCGAGTGCGGCCGCGACTACCCCATCGCACCCCAGCACGTCTGCGAGTTCTGCTTCGGCCCCCTCGAGGTCGCCTACGACTACGACGCCATGCGCAAAAAGGTCACCCGCGAGAGCATCGAGCGCGGACCCCTCTCCGTCTGGCGCTACCGCGACCTCCTCCCCTGTGAGGGTGAGCCCGTCGACCTCCAGGCCGGCTTCACGCCCCTGATCCGCGCCCAGAACCTGGGCGAGGCCCTAGGCCTCAAGCACCTCTACCTCAAGAACGACTGCGCCAACCCCACCTGGAGCTTCAAGGACCGCGTCGTCACCGTCGCCGCCACCAAGGCGCGCGAGTTCGGCTACGACACCCTGGCCTGCGCCTCCACGGGCAATCTCGCCAACTCCGTCAGCGCCCACGCCGCCCGCGCCGGCATGGCGGCCTACGTCTTCGTGCCCTCCGACCTCGAGGAAGGCAAGCTCCTCGGCTCGAAGGTCTACGGCGCCAACCTCGTCGCCGTCGACGGGTCCTACGACGACGTCAACCGCCTCTGTGCCGAGATCGGCGACAAGTACAAATGGGCCTTCGTCAACATCAACGTCCGGCCCTACTATGCAGAAGGCTCGAAGACCCTTGGCTACGAGGTCGCCGAGCAGCTGGGCTGGCGCGCCCCCGACCACTGCATCGTGCCCATGGCGTCAGGCTCCCTCTACGTCAAGATCCGCAAAGGCCTCGACGAGCTCGCGAAGTTGTGGCTCATCGACAGCGTCCAGACCAAAATGTCCGGCTGCCAGGCGCTCGGCTGTTCGCCGATCGCCACCGCCTGGGAGAACGGCACCGAGAACATCCGTCCCGTGCGGCCGAACACCATCGCCAAGTCCCTGGCGATTGGCAACCCCGCAGACGGCTACTATGCTCTCCGTACCATGGCCGAGACCGGCGGGGCCGCCGCAGCCGTCACGGACGAGGAGGTAGTGGAGGGCATCCGCCTGCTGGCCGAGAGCGAAGGCATATTCGCCGAGACCGCCGGCGGCGTCACCATCGCCGGCCTCCGCCGGCTCGTCAAAGCTGGCCGCGTCGAGCCGGACGAGGTCGTCGTCGCCTTCATCACCGGCGGCGGCCTGAAGACGCAGGAGGCAGTCGCGCCGGCCCTCCCGGAGGCCACCCACATCAAGCCCACCATATCGTCGTTCGAAGAGGCCCTCGCCGCCCGTAAGCCGGCAGAGGTGGCTGAATGAGCGCTTTCTACAGAGGTCGGAGTACGCAGTGCAGGTCCACCGCGACGCCCTCGTTCGCTCAGCGCCCTGCACGCTGCGCACTGCTCTATTCCCCGGAGGTCCCCTGATGGCCCGCCAGCGAGTCAAGTTCACCTTCGCCCAGGAGCTGATCAAAGAGCCGGTGATCTACCAGCTCGGCAAGCAGTTCCAGATCGTCACCAACATCCGCCGCGCAGACGTCACCGCCGACCGCGGCTGGGTCATCCTCGAGCTCGACGGCGACCTCCCGGAGATCGAGCGCGGCCTCGAGTGGGTGCGCTCCCGGGGCGTCCGCGTCGACCCCGTCGAGGGCGACCTAATCGAAGGCTAGGCCATGGCGAATCGCACCCGCCTCCGGGCGCCCGCCGCCGCGCCCCATCGTCCACCCGCGTCCCCTGGCAGGCCACCAACCCCTGTAGGGGAGGCCTTCAGGCCTCCCGCCGCGACGCCCCATCCGGCACGCTGGCCTATCCGCAAGGTCAACCGCCTCCCGCTCGAGAGCTACAGGGAGGCGGGCGCCTACGCCCTGACCTTCGTCACCCAGGGCCGGATCAGTGCCTTTACCAACAATCAGGTCGCCCGCTACTGCCTCGCCACCCTGAAGGAGGTCTCGGGGCTGACCGGCTTCCAGGTCTTCGCTTACTGCTTCATGCCCGACCACCTTCACCTGCTGGTTGGGACAG
This region of Dehalococcoidia bacterium genomic DNA includes:
- a CDS encoding phage Gp37/Gp68 family protein gives rise to the protein MSQTTKIEWTEATWNPVTGCTRVSPGCAHCYALTFAERFRGVPGHPYENGFDLQLRPERLNQPLEWKKPKVIFVNSMSDLFHEEVPEDYIRQVFHVMKRADWHTFQVLTKRSKRLAELAPNLEWPSNVWMGVSVENQRWTSRIDDLRTVPAAVRFLSCEPLLGPLELDLRDIDWVIVGGESGHRARRMRPEWAISIRDQCAATGVPFFFKQWGAFSADGIRRGKRRAGRTLESRIWDGFPSVDLLRSGAR
- a CDS encoding three-Cys-motif partner protein TcmP — protein: MVLDRVGQWSADKLEMLAKYLHAYAVIMAAQKRPRADGRPPWLDNFQYMDAFVGAATLEFRDRATARYLEGSPIVALNCDPPFDRRWFIEKNRARTRRLRDMLASREDGHRAQVVEGEANASLRALVSQLSRRQRAFAFLDPYGLQVEWATVALLGESRRVDVFINFSLMGLTRNLRRQEPPSEEFRSTIRRVMVDDSWVDSLYMTQPDLFGGSLKSRSSLASAALAERYATDLRTSFSHVSPPVIMRNTRRAPIYALVFASHNQRAVAIMTDIMKTYRN
- a CDS encoding threonine synthase produces the protein MSFAKALKCRECGRDYPIAPQHVCEFCFGPLEVAYDYDAMRKKVTRESIERGPLSVWRYRDLLPCEGEPVDLQAGFTPLIRAQNLGEALGLKHLYLKNDCANPTWSFKDRVVTVAATKAREFGYDTLACASTGNLANSVSAHAARAGMAAYVFVPSDLEEGKLLGSKVYGANLVAVDGSYDDVNRLCAEIGDKYKWAFVNINVRPYYAEGSKTLGYEVAEQLGWRAPDHCIVPMASGSLYVKIRKGLDELAKLWLIDSVQTKMSGCQALGCSPIATAWENGTENIRPVRPNTIAKSLAIGNPADGYYALRTMAETGGAAAAVTDEEVVEGIRLLAESEGIFAETAGGVTIAGLRRLVKAGRVEPDEVVVAFITGGGLKTQEAVAPALPEATHIKPTISSFEEALAARKPAEVAE
- a CDS encoding NIL domain-containing protein codes for the protein MARQRVKFTFAQELIKEPVIYQLGKQFQIVTNIRRADVTADRGWVILELDGDLPEIERGLEWVRSRGVRVDPVEGDLIEG
- a CDS encoding transposase, with translation MANRTRLRAPAAAPHRPPASPGRPPTPVGEAFRPPAATPHPARWPIRKVNRLPLESYREAGAYALTFVTQGRISAFTNNQVARYCLATLKEVSGLTGFQVFAYCFMPDHLHLLVGT